AAAAGGTATATACTTTTAATGGCCGAAGTAAAGATGCCTCGGTGATTGATGTGGCTACCGATAAGGTGATTGCTACCATCCCGCTGGACGCGAAGCCAGAAACGGGCGTTTCTGACGGCAAAGGAAAAGTATTTGTAAATGCCGAAACTACTAACGAGGTGGTTGTTATTAACGCCACTACCTTAAAAGTAGAAGCCCGTTATAAAATTGAAGGCGGCGATGAACCGTCGGGTTTAGATATCGATCGTGCTACCAATCGCCTGTTTATTGGCTGCGGTGGTAACAGCACCATGGTGGTAATGGACGCCGCCAATGGTAAAAACTTAGCCAAATTCCCGATAGGCGGTTGCGACGGGCTGGTGTTTGATCCTAAACTAAAATTAGCCTATGCCTCAAACGGCGAAGGAACCATCAGCGTGGTAAAAGAGCTTAGCGCCGATAAATTTGAATTTGTCGAAAACATCCCGACCGAACCCAGCGCCCGTACTATCGGCATCGACTTGCTTACTCATAAACTATACCTGCCCGCAGCTAAAACCGAACCTGGTGTGGTAACGGCCGAAAATCCTAAACCCCGCCCAAAACAGGTGCCTGGGTCATTTCATATTATTGAGGTTGGCAAAAATTGATTTTTAGAAACAAGGAGCAAAGAATTTTAGATAAAGGATAAGATCAAACACAGGACGGAGCACTCATTAATTATGTGCCGCATCCGGCGTTTGCGGCTTAAAGCTTGCTACTGTCTGTATTACCACCGTAGTTTGTCGCTTTTTGCCCTTTTTAATCAGCCGGGCGTTAACCATTTTTGTGTTATCAAAACATACAATAATGGAAAACATCACGTTCAATGTCGAGATCAATGCATCACCCCAAAAAGTTTGGGACGTACTTTTTACCGATGCCAATTACCCAACGTGGACCGCAGTTTTTTGCGAAGGCTCGCACGCCGTTACCGACTGGAAAGAGGGCAGCAAGGCTTTATTTTTAGACCATAAGAAATCGGGAATGATAGGAGTCATTGATAGGGCTATTCCAAATGAATTTATGGCGATTAAAGGCATTGGCGAAATAATTAAGGGAATCGAGAATTACGATAGTAGCGGTGCCAAGATGTGCAGTGGCTCGTTAGAAGAATATACTCTCAAAAACACCAATGGCAAAACCTTGCTTACAGTTCAACTTAGCGGCGGCAATTTCCCCAAAGATATGACCGCTTTTTTTAAGAACGTATGGCCAAAAGCACTGGATACTGTAAAAACGATAGCTGAAGGAGAATGATATTGGCGCGGCGGGGAATAGATAAGGCGGCCTGTATTTTTTGATTCCCTGAGAAGCAATTTAAACGCTTTGAGACGTTACCGCTTTAACTGTTGCACCAAAGCCTTATAAGTATCGCCAATGGGGAGTTCTATTTTACCTATTTCCACGTCGTTAATTGATTCCGGATCGGCAGACGAGCAAAAACGAGCAGGAAGTTAAACCCTGGATCATATCTGCCTGATATAAGTAAGCTTCATGATACCTCCCTGCTGTCGCTGCGGAATTCCGAATGGAGTTTTATAGTAATTATTAACGCTGTTTATCACCAGGTAAATGAACGATAGCGGCCTGTACTCCCAGGAGAAGCGGGCATTTAACGATCCGTTACGGGCATCGGTATTGTATTGGTAGAAGGCCGAGAGCAACATTTTGGGATTTGCAGCTACCCGCAATTCGGGTGCCAGCAGGTGGGTAGTGGTTGATACCTGGTTTATACCCACATTTTTAAAATCGTTGCGGGTATAGCTCATTACCAGCGATAGCTGGGGTACGGGAGCAGCACGTAACGATAAATAATAACTATTAAGCCTGCCATTATAGTAGCCGCCTGTACTCAGCCGGGTTTCGGCACTAAAGGGGGCTGCGGCATTGGTAATGCCATAAAACTCGTACCGGTTAAAGTGATAATTGGCCGCAGCTATGTCAACATTCCGCACCGGTTGAAAATTATCTGTCAGGTTCTCCCAGGAACTGGTGATACTAAAATCAAGGTGCGATTGATTGGTAAAAAACAATTGCAGCGGCATCACCACCACACTGGCCTCCTGGAATTTGCCGCTTGATGCCTCATGGTAAATATCGGCAGTAAACTGCGGGCTGAAAAATTGTACATTTTTGGGGAACCATTTTTTATGCATAAAAATATACAGCGTGGGTTGTGTATTGATAAAATTGTCCCTGGCGGTAAAGCCGGTTTGTGCCTGGTAGCCTTTAGATACAGCCGTTTGAAACCAATCGATAAAAAAATGAGTAGCCGAGTAGTTAAATTCGGCAAAGGCGGCCGGCCCCTTTTGCCCGCTTAGCGAGTTGCCCGAGTAAGATGCCATGCCCCTTATAAATAACGGCTGGCTTACCTGCCAAAAAGCATCCACCACCTCGACAGGGTTAACAGAAGCAGACTGATTTAGGCCGGCAAAATTTTGCCTCAATACCTCCATGGCGCCCAGTTGCAAGCGCTGGCTAACACTTCTTTTGTACCTAAAAACGCCAAACAAAGCCCCGTTTTCTGTAGTATCTCCATTTTGTTTCATGACCAGTATTCCGGCCGATTGTTTATTATCCTGATGGATAAACCTTAAGCCGCCATTGATGGTTAAAGGCGATCCATTATCGCTTAACCCTATCCTCCTGCTAAAAAACGGCTGAATAATACTGTTTTGACCTACAGAAAACAGGCTTGAATTTTCTAAAAAGAACTGCCGTTTTTCGGGAAAGAAAACGCTCGACCTGCTCAGGTTAACTACCTGCTTATCCACATCGGCCTGGGCAAAATCGGTATTGATGGTACCCTCAAGCAGGGTGTTGGAGTTAATGGCATACTTAATTTCGCCGCCAAACTCGGGTTTGTAACGCGGCTTGTTATTATCCGCACGACTGACATTTACCAAAGCATAAGGCTCAACCCGTAAATTGAAGTTGGCGTCAGGGGGTACCATGTTGGTAAGGATACCGCCGTAAGCCAGCTGGGTTTCGCTAAAAGCCTGCGGCCAGGGCGACCAGCCATTGGTTTCGCCAATAAACCGGATGTTACGGGCAAAATTAATGCTCCACTCTGTTGAGTTTTTTGGATACCGCAATGAGGTAAACGGAATAGCCACTTCGGTTGTCCA
The genomic region above belongs to Mucilaginibacter sp. KACC 22773 and contains:
- a CDS encoding YncE family protein, translated to MKSAKLILGLAFMAIFILAKPIYAQAQQKTGLHMLKSFPIKSTGGWDYITVDGANKLIYTSHGNQVNILSTSGDSVSYIPNTPSVHGIALVHALNKGYISAGRVNKVIVFDLTTFKVLGEIAVGTNPDAIFYEPFAKKVYTFNGRSKDASVIDVATDKVIATIPLDAKPETGVSDGKGKVFVNAETTNEVVVINATTLKVEARYKIEGGDEPSGLDIDRATNRLFIGCGGNSTMVVMDAANGKNLAKFPIGGCDGLVFDPKLKLAYASNGEGTISVVKELSADKFEFVENIPTEPSARTIGIDLLTHKLYLPAAKTEPGVVTAENPKPRPKQVPGSFHIIEVGKN
- a CDS encoding SRPBCC family protein, yielding MENITFNVEINASPQKVWDVLFTDANYPTWTAVFCEGSHAVTDWKEGSKALFLDHKKSGMIGVIDRAIPNEFMAIKGIGEIIKGIENYDSSGAKMCSGSLEEYTLKNTNGKTLLTVQLSGGNFPKDMTAFFKNVWPKALDTVKTIAEGE
- a CDS encoding carbohydrate binding family 9 domain-containing protein; protein product: MKIFKAAKLSRSLCLLVVFMVTGLQQLYAQEAFAPLPVASRPHLQATRVTGPINIDGIPDEAAWNNAPVAAHFTTAYPRQGDKATYDTEVRLLYDDKNIYISARCDFPPGKKSLQVQDLRRDFSYSNNELFEILIDPFKDPRMPVMTFCVTPYGTQMDIMHYADFSYDYKWDAVWQAASKIQEHSWTTEVAIPFTSLRYPKNSTEWSINFARNIRFIGETNGWSPWPQAFSETQLAYGGILTNMVPPDANFNLRVEPYALVNVSRADNNKPRYKPEFGGEIKYAINSNTLLEGTINTDFAQADVDKQVVNLSRSSVFFPEKRQFFLENSSLFSVGQNSIIQPFFSRRIGLSDNGSPLTINGGLRFIHQDNKQSAGILVMKQNGDTTENGALFGVFRYKRSVSQRLQLGAMEVLRQNFAGLNQSASVNPVEVVDAFWQVSQPLFIRGMASYSGNSLSGQKGPAAFAEFNYSATHFFIDWFQTAVSKGYQAQTGFTARDNFINTQPTLYIFMHKKWFPKNVQFFSPQFTADIYHEASSGKFQEASVVVMPLQLFFTNQSHLDFSITSSWENLTDNFQPVRNVDIAAANYHFNRYEFYGITNAAAPFSAETRLSTGGYYNGRLNSYYLSLRAAPVPQLSLVMSYTRNDFKNVGINQVSTTTHLLAPELRVAANPKMLLSAFYQYNTDARNGSLNARFSWEYRPLSFIYLVINSVNNYYKTPFGIPQRQQGGIMKLTYIRQI